The Macaca nemestrina isolate mMacNem1 chromosome 17, mMacNem.hap1, whole genome shotgun sequence genome contains the following window.
CAGTCATgaaaacttttgtgttttttggttctAGGGAAAGTGATTGGTGTTTAAAGTAAAATAGACTTGGATGGGTAGAGGAAGGATCCACCCTGGAAAATGAGAGAAGGGCTCCAGAAAACGACTCCAACCCTATTTTCTATTCCTGCCTCTGGCCCTGCAGGCTGGATCTCTGTTTGAAGTGGATTTCTCCTTGCTGGATGGAGTCAAGCCTAATGTCATCATTTTTAAGCCGCAATATGTGGCCGCCCCTTTGGTCATGCTGAAGCTTCAGCCTGATGGAAGACTCTTGCCCATGGTCATCCAGGTAAGAGGGCCCAGGTGTTTTTCTACCAGACACTGATCTCCTTTAGGGACTTAGATACACAAGTCCTCAGctcccattctctctcctgctctagCTCCAGCCACCTCGATACGGATGTCCCCCACCTCTGCTCTTTCTGCCCTCGGATCCCCCCATGGCCTGGCTCCTGGCCAAGACCTGGGTCCGGAGCTCTGATTTCCAGCTGCACCAGTTACAGTCACATCTGCTGAGGGGACACTTGATTGCTGAGGTTATTGCTGTGGCTACAATGAGAAGCTTGCCTAGCCTCCATCCTATTTACAAGGTACTTCAGCATCTCTGTCATTCTGTATTTGACTGTCCTTCATATTTCAGACTCCTACATGGAGTCTCACCTTGTACATTTCAGTCTAGCAGCAATCAATTTATATGTggagacacaaacacacatacgcAGTACTATGGAAACACCCAGGCACACACTTACTATGACGTGGGGGGAAAAGTATGAATAGGTTTTGCAAAGGAGTTGAAATTTGGGCTGAGGTGGTTTCCAGGTGGGCAAGTGAGGGATGGAACATTATAGCCAGAAAGATCAATAGAGGCACGGAAAGAAAGGAACATGGATAATGGGTGAGATTAAAGTGTAGGGCATGAGTTGGGGTGAAAAGAAGAGGTGGGAGGAGATGAGTAGAAGCCATGTTACTTAGTGGGGAGAAGAATCAAGTTATTTTCTGACTATGTGAGGCTTCCAATGCCTATAAAGACCCATTTGCACATGTCAGGAGGGCAACTGGATATGTGAGTCTGGAGTTCCTAGAAGAGGTGTAGGTTACAGATACAGATTTTAGAGTCATTAGAAAACGAAAGTATTTAAAGTCATTGTACTGGATCAAGTTCTCTAGGGTTTGTAGAGACACTAGAGAATTTGATCCAGATCTAACTCTAGGGTGATCCAACATTTACAAATTGAGAGGAGGGAGCagagtgagaaaagaaaatgagagaaggaaCCTCATTGAGGtaggaagaaaaccaaaaagtACAATGCATGGCATCCAGGAGAAGAAAGTGTTTCAAGAGGGACGCGTGATTATCTGTCTCAAATGCTGCTGAGAGATCAAGAAAGTTACAGAGAAGTGACATTTGGGTTTCTCAATATGGAAGTCGTTGGTTAATAAATGGACATGCGCTATCTCAGGAAAGTGGAAGAAGCCTGATTCATGGGGGGAGAGCAGCAAATGTGAGGTAAGTAAGCAAAGACAACACTGGGTGAAGATTTGCTGTGAAAGGGAAAGCAAGAAACAAGGTGATGGCAAGACAAGGATGTGGGGGTCAAGCACAGGTTTTCTTTAGGGTATCCAATATTGCACATGTTTGTATGACAGAGAGAAGGAATATCATTATAGGAGGGTGAAGGTCTGGGTGAAGGCAAAAAGGGATGGGCTTATCTGTGGGTACCTGCCAGGATATGAGACTGTGGAAATAAGTAAGCTAAAACTTTCACCATGGGAAGCTCTGAGAAGACACTTTCCCATCTCTATATTCCCAAATGTTACCCTGACCCCATCCAATTTAATGAGAAGGCTGTTTCATAAAGACCCatcctctcccttcttttctgtCACTTCAACATCCTCTTCCCTCATGGATGCTGGGACCTCTCTTATTTGACCGTGTCCCATTTCTTTCTTCCATAATCAGCTCCTGATCCCCCACTTCCGCTACACCATGGCGATCAACACCCTGGCCCGTAGTCGTCTTGTCTCTGAAGGGGGAATTTTTGACCTGGTACGGAAATGGATGAGTGAAGGGGAGGTGGGTTCAATATTGGAAGAATCCTAGGGGTTGTTTCCCTTTCCCACTCCTCCCCCAAGCTCTCCTTCCTCCATGGAAGGCCTCTCCCAAACCTGCCTCATGCCTGAATAGCTTCCTGCTTAAAAGGGCTAGAGTAGGACCACAGGCCTAGAGTCTCCTGATGCTCGTCTTCCTCCCTCCGCAACTTGGCATGGCTATGGGTTATCCTCAGGTGGTGAGCACTGGTAGTGGGGGCCACGTGGACATTCTTCAGAGAGCCACAGCTTGTTTGACCTATCGTTCCCTCTGTCCTCCTGATGACCTGGCTGACCGTGGACTCCTGGGTGTGAAATCTTCTCTTTATGGCCAAGATGCCATCAGGCTGTGGGGAATCATCAGCCGGTAGGTGAAGGTGGCAGAGAGAGGCAGTGAATGGAGGGGCGGGGGACTGTAGGTCCAGAAGGTCCTGCATCGGCCCCTGAGACTGAGTATCTTCTTCCCTGGGGAGCAGGTACGTGGAGGGGATGGTTGGGCTTTTCTACAAGAGCGACCAAGCCGTGAAGGATGATCTAGAGCTGCAGGCCTGGTGCAGAGAGATGACTGAGACTGGACTGCAGATGGCCCAAGACCGGGGGTGAGACAGGGATCCCTCCCTACTGACCCCTGTCAACACCCACTCCTCTGCAAACAATCTGCTTCTTCTCACATCATGAGACACCCCGCCTGCCCGAGGAACCTGAGAATTCTCCAGGGTGTGTCCAGAAATGCTAACGAGCACTCCTGATCTCCCCAGCCCTCTTCCCACACAGTGTTCTCTCTCCTCATGCACTGAGAGCTTCCTTTGGAACCAGTTACAAATCTTCTCTTAGGCATTTTCcctcactcttccctcccctctcgcCATAGCGCATTAACCTTGGAGCACACACAAGGGTGGGAGTCCTAGGGTGTGCAGGCCAGGACcacagaaaaataacttttctgtATCTCCACATAGCTCTCCCTGCCTGAGATCTGTTTCGTGTTCTGGTTTCAAGGTCTCCGATTCTCCTCATTTCACCAGGTTCCCCATCTCCTTAGAGTCCCgggctcagctctgccactttgtCACCATGTGCATCTTCACATGCACGGGTCAGCATGCTTCTAACCACCTGGGTCAGGTAACCTATGTGATCATCCCCCAAGGGCTCCTGGGATGGAGAAGTGGGGGATCAAATGCCCAAGTCATCAGCCTAGGTTTCTGTGGGCTCCCCTCCCTGCAGCTGGACTGGTACTCCTGGATCCCTAATGGCCCATGCACCATGCGGAAGCCCCCACCCATCTCCAAGGATGTGACAGAGAAGGACATAGTGGACTCACTGCCCAATCTCCACCAGGCACATATGCAAAAGACCGTCACAGACTTCCTTGGCAGACGTCAGCCTGTCATGGTGAGAAGCAAATGCCCGGGTCCTGGGAAGGAGGTAGCTCAAAGGAGGGGAAGTATTCTGGGTTGAGAGCCCCAAGGGGCTGAGCCACCTTGTTTTCCACCTCTCAGGTGGCCCTGGGGCAGCATGAGGAGAAATATTTCTCTGGCCCTGAGCCCCAAGCTGTGCTGAGACAATTCCGGGAGGAGCTGGCTGCCATGGACAAGGAGATTGAGGTCCGGAATGCAGTCCTGGACCTGCCCTATGAATACCTTCGACCCAGCATGGTAGAGAACAGCGTGACCATCTGAGAGGGCTTGCCCGCCTCTGCTCCAAAGCTCCACCATCCCTGAGTGCCTTTTAGTATTCCGTCCTCTTCACATCCTCTGGTGAACAAATTGTCCCCAAAGCTTTGTGGTCAGGGTACCCAGAGCTGCCCACCACACAACTATGGGGAATACACGGTGATGGTCCCCACTGCATTTGGAAGCGGCATCCCCCAAAGCTGCCCCACCTTAAATGTCCATCCAGTCCTGCACTTCCTCACCCCTGATCCCTGGCACACCTCCTCATTGCCAAAGGACCTGGCTTAGATACAAGTAAAAATATACGATTAAATAACAAAACTGATTATGgtggtggaaggtgggaggggagACCTTGCTCTGTTTCCTGCCCCTTTACTCAGAttccaaaggaagaaagaaaatttttccaGCAATCTGCTTTTTTCCAAGGGTATGTTGGAACCtctctgtcaggcctctgagcccaagccaagccatcgcatcccctgtgacttgcacatatatatttgcccagatggcctgaagtaactaaagaatcacaaaagaaatgaaaatgccctgccttaactgatgactttaccttgtgaaattcctttttctggctcatcctggctcagaaagctcccccactgagcaccgtgtgacccccactcctgcccaccagagaacaaccccccccctttgactataattttcctttacctacccaaattctataaaacggccccacccttatctccctttactctctttttggactcagcccgcctgcacccaggtgattaaaaagctttattgctcacacaaagcctgtttggtggtctcttcacacggacacgcatGACACTCTCTAAGTTAAATGACAAATGTTCTGGATGACCGAGCCCACTGGGGCTCAGAAACCTGGCTCTTGACAAGGGTTTTTGGCTTGAGGCCTCTGCGAATCCCCAACAAGCTGTCCCTTAGGTTACCTGCAGCAACGCCTCCGGTGCGACTCCCAGCACAGCCCTCCTGGCACGGTCCCTCCCCGGCTGCATCCCAGTCTTCCTCTCAGTCCTGTCCCAGGACTCTTGATAAACCCTCTTCTCATCAAGCTCTATCCTACCATCCTTAAAACATACCATGGATCCCAGAGTCCTAGATATTGGAGATAAACGGATAAAGAAGGAACTAGTAGGCCAGGCTCTatgttagaaattttaaatatatcatatcAATTTATCgcaccaggcgcagtggctcatgcctgtaatcccagcactttgggagacccaggcaggtagatcatctgaggtcgggagttcgagaccagcctgaccgacatggcgaaaccccttctctactaaaaatacaaaattagccgggcatggtggcgggtgcctgtaatcccaaatcccagttacttgggaggctgaggcaggagaatcacttgaacccgggaggcggaggttacagtgagccgagatcgcgccactgcactccagcctagacaataaagagtgaaactcggtctcaaaaaaaaaaaaaaaaaatttatcctcACAACTTCTCTGTGAGGTTGGTATCACTATCACCATCTTATAACAGGAAAATGAAGGTTGGCGAGGTAAGGGCAGAAGTGACCTGGCACCAAAATGCAGCAGAATCAGATTCCATTCGCTAGAAGGAAGCAAAGCCCAGGATTGTGGTCATAGCAATAACAGTTAAAAGACTGATTATAAAATCTAGAGGCCAATGAAAGCTTTGGATGGATCTGATGtaatggggggaaaaaaggagaaagattcTTTGAGTCTTTTAAAGAATCTTACACATTCAAATTACTTATAtgccatatattttaaaaaggaacataGACAATATGGTAGAACATAGTTAATATGGTAGAAATAGACATAGACATGTGTGAGCCATCCAAATTCACCTACTGATGCCCTCAACCTTCTAATGTCCCGTCCTGTTCTATGTATTGCTTCCATCCATCATATGGCTCTTTTCAGTAGATGACAAAAGAATTTTAAGATAGCCACAGACCATAGACTCACAGAATCTTTGACTTGGTTGCTAGAAGTTTTTGTGGTTGCATGGAATGGTAGCAAGGAGACtcagaagagagggaggggatgAGGAAGAGGCAGAGGTCACGCTGAGATTTTCAGTTTCGGCATGATTGGCGAGAAATACAAAGATTCAGAAGGAAGGTTGTTTTAAGTTTGATGTAATAGCGGGGTCCTTCTGGGAAGAAATTAAACAGGTAATTGGAGAGGCTgaactgaaaaaagaaaggaggtgaGTTCTACAGTTTGGATGATATTATGAACAAGGGAAAAAGAAGAGTCAGGGGCCAAGGACACCTTGAGATATACTCAAGAGTTAGGGATATAAAAGAGaacatgaggccaggcacagtggctcatgcctgtaatcccagcactttgggaagccaaggtaggtggatcacctgaggtcaggagttcaagaccagcctgaccaacaaggtgaaacccatctctaccaaaaattagctgggcagggtggcatgagcctctagtccaagctactcaggaggctgagaggagaattgcttgaacctaggagtcagaggttgcagtgagctgagatcgcaccactgcactccagcctgggtgatggagcgaaacttgtctcaaaaaaaaaaaaaaaaaaacatgaagccAGGAAGTGAGAATGAATGATCCTAGTTTGAAAAGTAAGAGGAGGAGCTGGATGACGCAGGTCACAGAagccaagaaaaaagagaagttcAAGGCTAGAGGGGACAGGAAATTAGGTCTTCCCACACCCCCTGTCATCACTCCCTATGACTgagttaactcttttttttttttttttttttgagatggagtttcactcctgttgtccaggctggagtgcagtggcgtgatctcagcttaccgcaacctctgcctcccaggttcaagcgattctcctgccttagcctcccgagtagccaggattacagacatatgccaccacccacagctaatttttgtgtttttagtagggatgaggtttcatcatattggtcaggctgttctcaaactcctgacctcaggcgatccacctgtctcaaagcctcccacagtgctgggattacgagtgtgagccaccacgcccagcagctCTCCCATTTTCTAGGTGTGTCACCTCCCATTTTCCTCCCCAGTCTGCTCCCCATCCTCCCATGTTTCCTCAGCAAGTGTCCTCATGTCTTCTGCACAGCACAGTCATATCCTCAGTCCAGCTTgcagattctcccacctcatctcTCAAGAGTGTCTGATATAACGACTCTTTTACTGAGGTCATCTGTTCAGGCACCTGTGCCTATGAGAGGCTTACTGTGATCTCTGAATCTTTGTTTGTGGTAATCCTACCTGGACTGCTCACCTCTAGATTTCTTATGAGATCACCTCTCATTTCTACAACAGGCGCAAATTGCCTTAAAGCTCAGTGTCCTGGCTTTGATCGATCCTTCGCTCCCTAGTCTGCCTGCACTCATGAAGGGTCACGCTATTAAAAAACTCCACGTGGTGCCATGTATGTTGTATTCCATGTGGAAGGTGCCCTCTGGAGTCTGCCAGAGACAATGAATAAACATTAGCTGTCAGAGACAATGAATAATCTTGgaagtgttgaaagaaaatacCGGCCAGACTAAAGACTTTCTACAAATCAGTGAGAAGAAATAGGcagctcaattaaaaaatggacaaaaggccgagcacggtggctcacgcctataatcccagcactttgggaggccgaagcaggcagatcatgaggtcaggagatcaatatAGCAACTGTATGTAAAAAATGATATTGAAAGTATCCTGAGTTCTGGAGTTGCACCGATTCTATTAGGCTGAGAACCCCAGTTTCAAGttcatctcttcatttttctctcatcCCATTTCACAGCAGCTTAACAGCAGGTCCTTTGTGTTCGTTTCTGGCCCATAGAGGGATCTTTATTCAAAATCATGGGGTTGTCTCTAAATTTCTGCTAAGCTAATGAATGGTGTTAGTATGTTCTCTTCTctccagggcagaggcagagattttttttttttttttttttgattagcCAAAAGCAACATTACACAATAAATCACgtatcattttaaaagaagagttAACTATTATAACGAAAAGATAAAATGCCATGGCGTTCAGGCAATGGTGGATTAAAAGTGCTTCGCACCTATCAGTTCTGTAAAACCTAGCTTAAGTCTGTTGGTCTAACTTTTTAACTAGACTTACCTtcctttagaaaatatttgatgTGCAGAGAGCTAGATTGAGGGTCTAGCAGTCACAGATCACCTTAATCCAATCAGGAACTAAGATTATTTGATGCTGGGTTTTAATCACTTTAAGGCCTGAATTTCCACCCCACCTGTACCACTAGGGTGCAGCTCTTTGAGGTCCTAACCCAAAGtgggtgagaaagagagagatacagGGATGGCCGAGAGTCCTTCAAAGACATCATCGCCACAGATTAAAGAGAAATCTTAAATGTAGAGAAAAATCTCATTACTTTCACATGGGCATCAATAATACAGATAGCATTCTCAAATGAAACATTAGCTGCCAGAGACAATGAATAATCTTGtaagtactgaaagaaaatacCGGCCAGACTAAAGACtttctacaaatcaataagaagaaATAGGcagctcaatttaaaaatggacaaaaggctgggcacggtggctcacgcctataatcccagcactttgggaggccgaggcaggcagatcatgaggtcaggagatcgagaccatcctggccaacatggtgaaaccccgtctctactaaaaataataatacaaaaatcagccaggggtggtggcacacgcctgtagtcccagctgctcgggaggctgaggcaggagaatcacttgaacccgggaggtagaggttgcagtgagctgagatcgcgccactggactccagcctggtgacacagcaagactccatctcaaaaaagaaaaggaaaaatggactaaagacttgaacatggccgggcgcggtggctcacgcctgtaatccctgcactttgggaggccgaggcgggtggatcacgaggtcaggagatcgagaccatcctggctaacacggtgaaaccccgtctctactaaaatacaaaaaattagccgggcgtggtggcgggcgcctgtagtcccagctactcgggaggctgaggcaggagaatggcgtgaacctgggaggcggagcttgcagtgagccgagatggtgccactgcactccagcctgggcgacagagtgaagactccgcctcaaaaaaaaaaaaaaaaaaaaaaaaagacttgaacatACTTTTCTCATGGGGACATCCAAATCTCAGCAAATATGTGGAAAGGATTATATTTGATGATTCTATTTTGTCAGTTTAATATCACATCAACTTTTAAAGTATCTGGAGGAGTTGCCCCCATTTTGGTTAAGTCCGATGGCCGCATGGCTCAATTCATTGGTTGCATCTCTAGCTTTGGTTACTGCTCTGGAGAATTGCCTGATTCCATACTGCATGAAGTTTTAAGAGATTTGAATAGCCAGAGAAATCTCCAAACCTAACAAAAGGGTCCTATATTATATAAATCTTACAGAAATCCCCAAGGCCTCTCATCACATCTCCAGATCTTCATCTGTGTCTCTCTTATACGTGACCAAAGAGGCTGTCCTTGACTAACTCTGGGTCACTGGGATGCCCGTTTTCCCCCTCCCACCTTATTATTTGGATACTTTACCAGAATGGGTAGGAAGTCTGCTGGTCAGATATAGATCATAGTCATCACAGTCAACAGCAGTCTATGTGGATTCTTGGTAGCATTTGACACAGCCACTTTCACTTTGCTTAAATACTTTTATCTCTTACTCTCTCTGACACCACAGTCTCCTGGTTGTCCACTTTCCTCAATGGCTCTCTGCCATGCCAGTACCCATTCCAGGGAGTCCCTGGTTTCCAGTCGTCCTGATTTTCACTCACAAGCTACCATTCAAATTTAAACAAATAGGCCGGAAACTCCGTCTCTAGGCTTTTGGGAAGGGCCCATAGGGCAATGACTGGGTTTCTCAATTGATTAGAAGGTACATTGTTAAGGTAACAGCTGTGGTAACAAATCAGCCCAAATGAATAATGGTTCAAAGATAATAGACATTCTCTTTCTTCTCACTCCtgacaaatttaaaacaatggtTCCTGATTGGTGTGTAGTTCTCCTTCACTAATTTAGGGACTCAGGCTCCATCATGTGGCTCTGCATATTTAACATGTGGCCACCATGCTTGAGAACATCGAGGTAGCAAAATAAGAGAACATAAAAGATGA
Protein-coding sequences here:
- the LOC105473037 gene encoding polyunsaturated fatty acid (12S)/(13S)-lipoxygenase, epidermal-type-like isoform X1, which produces MGKYTVRVATGNLFLAGSPNLVQLWLVGEHGEADLGKHLRPVWGKVEEFEIDVPLHLGRLLMVKLRKHNRLLSVDWFCKWISVQGPGTQGEVFFPCYRWVQGHGIICLPEGTARTLSDDPQNLFKKYREQELEERRKVYRWGSWKDGLILPIAGNRQPDLPRDERFLEDKDLDFSVSLAKALKDMAIKGTLDFINCVKRLEDFKKIFPRGKTALAERVHDSWKNDALFGYQFLNGANPMLLRRSSRLPARLVLPPGMEDLKTQLEKELQAGSLFEVDFSLLDGVKPNVIIFKPQYVAAPLVMLKLQPDGRLLPMVIQLQPPRYGCPPPLLFLPSDPPMAWLLAKTWVRSSDFQLHQLQSHLLRGHLIAEVIAVATMRSLPSLHPIYKLLIPHFRYTMAINTLARSRLVSEGGIFDLVVSTGSGGHVDILQRATACLTYRSLCPPDDLADRGLLGVKSSLYGQDAIRLWGIISRYVEGMVGLFYKSDQAVKDDLELQAWCREMTETGLQMAQDRGSPCLRSVSCSGFKVSDSPHFTRFPISLESRAQLCHFVTMCIFTCTGQHASNHLGQLDWYSWIPNGPCTMRKPPPISKDVTEKDIVDSLPNLHQAHMQKTVTDFLGRRQPVMVALGQHEEKYFSGPEPQAVLRQFREELAAMDKEIEVRNAVLDLPYEYLRPSMVENSVTI
- the LOC105473037 gene encoding polyunsaturated fatty acid (12S)/(13S)-lipoxygenase, epidermal-type-like isoform X4, which produces MGNILSVEEFEIDVPLHLGRLLMVKLRKHNRLLSVDWFCKWISVQGPGTQGEVFFPCYRWVQGHGIICLPEGTARTLSDDPQNLFKKYREQELEERRKVYRWGSWKDGLILPIAGNRQPDLPRDERFLEDKDLDFSVSLAKALKDMAIKGTLDFINCVKRLEDFKKIFPRGKTALAERVHDSWKNDALFGYQFLNGANPMLLRRSSRLPARLVLPPGMEDLKTQLEKELQAGSLFEVDFSLLDGVKPNVIIFKPQYVAAPLVMLKLQPDGRLLPMVIQLQPPRYGCPPPLLFLPSDPPMAWLLAKTWVRSSDFQLHQLQSHLLRGHLIAEVIAVATMRSLPSLHPIYKLLIPHFRYTMAINTLARSRLVSEGGIFDLVVSTGSGGHVDILQRATACLTYRSLCPPDDLADRGLLGVKSSLYGQDAIRLWGIISRYVEGMVGLFYKSDQAVKDDLELQAWCREMTETGLQMAQDRGSPCLRSVSCSGFKVSDSPHFTRFPISLESRAQLCHFVTMCIFTCTGQHASNHLGQLDWYSWIPNGPCTMRKPPPISKDVTEKDIVDSLPNLHQAHMQKTVTDFLGRRQPVMVALGQHEEKYFSGPEPQAVLRQFREELAAMDKEIEVRNAVLDLPYEYLRPSMVENSVTI
- the LOC105473037 gene encoding polyunsaturated fatty acid (12S)/(13S)-lipoxygenase, epidermal-type-like isoform X3, with amino-acid sequence MGKYTVRVATGNLFLAGSPNLVQLWLVGEHGEADLGKHLRPVWGKVEEFEIDVPLHLGRLLMVKLRKHNRLLSVDWFCKWISVQGPGTQGEVFFPCYRWVQGHGIICLPEGTARTLSDDPQNLFKKYREQELEERRKVYRWGSWKDGLILPIAGNRQPDLPRDERFLEDKDLDFSVSLAKALKDMAIKGTLDFINCVKRLEDFKKIFPRGKTALAERVHDSWKNDALFGYQFLNGANPMLLRRSSRLPARLVLPPGMEDLKTQLEKELQAGSLFEVDFSLLDGVKPNVIIFKPQYVAAPLVMLKLQPDGRLLPMVIQLQPPRYGCPPPLLFLPSDPPMAWLLAKTWVRSSDFQLHQLQSHLLRGHLIAEVIAVATMRSLPSLHPIYKVVSTGSGGHVDILQRATACLTYRSLCPPDDLADRGLLGVKSSLYGQDAIRLWGIISRYVEGMVGLFYKSDQAVKDDLELQAWCREMTETGLQMAQDRGSPCLRSVSCSGFKVSDSPHFTRFPISLESRAQLCHFVTMCIFTCTGQHASNHLGQLDWYSWIPNGPCTMRKPPPISKDVTEKDIVDSLPNLHQAHMQKTVTDFLGRRQPVMVALGQHEEKYFSGPEPQAVLRQFREELAAMDKEIEVRNAVLDLPYEYLRPSMVENSVTI
- the LOC105473037 gene encoding polyunsaturated fatty acid (12S)/(13S)-lipoxygenase, epidermal-type-like isoform X2, translating into MGKYTVRVATGNLFLAGSPNLVQLWLVGEHGEADLGKHLRPVWGKVEEFEIDVPLHLGRLLMVKLRKHNRLLSVDWFCKWISVQGPGTQGEVFFPCYRWVQGHGIICLPEGTARTLSDDPQNLFKKYREQELEERRKVYRWGSWKDGLILPIAGNRQPDLPRDERFLEDKDLDFSVSLAKALKDMAIKGTLDFINCVKRLEDFKKIFPRGKTALAERVHDSWKNDALFGYQFLNGANPMLLRRSSRLPARLVLPPGMEDLKTQLEKELQAGSLFEVDFSLLDGVKPNVIIFKPQYVAAPLVMLKLQPDGRLLPMVIQLQPPRYGCPPPLLFLPSDPPMAWLLAKTWVRSSDFQLHQLQSHLLRGHLIAEVIAVATMRSLPSLHPIYKLLIPHFRYTMAINTLARSRLVSEGGIFDLVVSTGSGGHVDILQRATACLTYRSLCPPDDLADRGLLGVKSSLYGQDAIRLWGIISRYVEGMVGLFYKSDQAVKDDLELQAWCREMTETGLQMAQDRGFPISLESRAQLCHFVTMCIFTCTGQHASNHLGQLDWYSWIPNGPCTMRKPPPISKDVTEKDIVDSLPNLHQAHMQKTVTDFLGRRQPVMVALGQHEEKYFSGPEPQAVLRQFREELAAMDKEIEVRNAVLDLPYEYLRPSMVENSVTI